One window of Misgurnus anguillicaudatus chromosome 13, ASM2758022v2, whole genome shotgun sequence genomic DNA carries:
- the cnga1b gene encoding cyclic nucleotide-gated channel rod photoreceptor subunit alpha has translation MSARVRPLDPPMILLEGVGDFTMSNTDKTIENKQPDTESDVNCNNNNNNEEGKKKKKKKQKKENKEKKEKKLETKKDPEEKPNVKKEEPKEIYVVDPAGNTYYNWLFVITCPVMYNWVFIIARACFEELQEDYLIYWFILDYVSDLVYLADMLFRTRTGYLEQGLLVKDEKKLQNRYMQSIQFKLDLASMIPTDIFYFYFGLNYPEIRMNKLLRVNRLFEFFQRTETRTNFPNVFRISNLVMYIVIIIHWNACMYYSFSKAIGFGADAFVYPDTSDPEFGRLVRKYAYSMYWSTLTLTTIGETPPPVQNSEYFFVVTDFLVGVLIFATIVGNVGSMITNANAARADFQARIDAIKQYMSFRKVTKDLEKRVIKWFDYLWTNKKAVDEREVLKYLPDKLRAEIAINVHLDTLKKVRIFADCEAGLLVELVLKLQPQVYSPGDYICKKGDIGREMYIIKEGKLAVVADDGVTQFVVLSDGSYFGEISILNIKGSKAGNRRTANIRSIGYSDLFCLSKDDLMEALTEYPDAKAMLEEKGRQILMKDNLLDLELAKQGPDPKDMEEKVIKISSVMDELQTRFARLFAEQEAVQGKLKKRITKLEKKITSSSGLLETEWVTAEKKEKEDA, from the exons ATGTCTGCTCGAGTGAGGCCTCTGGACCCGCCCATGATTCTCTTGGAGGGGGTGGGCGATTTCACCATGAGCAATACAGACAAAACTAT AGAAAATAAACAGCCAGACACTGAATCTGACGTCAActgcaacaacaacaacaacaacgagGA AgggaaaaagaagaaaaaaaagaagCAAAAGAAAGAGAATAAAGA gaaaaaagagaaaaaattggAGACGAAAAAAGACCCAGAAGAGAAGCCCAACGTAAAAAAAGAGGA ACCAAAGGAGATTTATGTTGTGGATCCAGCAGGGAACACATACTACAACTGGCTGTTTGTCATCACTTGTCCTGTGATGTATAACTGGGTTTTCATCATAGCCAG AGCTTGTTTTGAGGAATTGCAAGAGGATTATTTGATATACTGGTTCATTCTGGATTATGTGTCTGATCTGGTATATCTGGCTGACATGCTGTTCAGGACTAGAACAG gATATCTGGAGCAAGGTCTCTTGGTGAAAGATGAGAAGAAGCTTCAGAATCGCTATATGCAAAGTATCCAATTCAAATTGGATCTCGCTTCTATGATTCCAACtgacattttttacttttactttggCCTGAACTACCCCGAGATCCGCATGAACAAGTTGTTAAGGGTCAATCGCTTGTTTGAGTTTTTCCAACGCACAGAAACGCGGACCAACTTTCCCAATGTGTTCCGAATCTCCAACCTTGTCATGTACATTGTGATCATCATCCACTGGAACGCCTGCATGTACTACTCATTCTCAAAGGCCATTGGCTTCGGAGCGGATGCCTTTGTTTACCCAGATACCTCAGACCCTGAGTTTGGCCGACTGGTGAGAAAGTATGCATATAGCATGTACTGGTCAACTCTGACTCTTACGACCATTGGCGAGACTCCGCCGCCTGTCCAAAACTCTGAGTACTTCTTTGTGGTAACCGACTTCCTGGTTGGCGTGCTCATTTTTGCCACTATTGTTGGTAACGTAGGATCCATGATCACAAACGCCAATGCGGCAAGAGCAGACTTCCAGGCACGCATCGATGCCATCAAACAGTACATGAGCTTCCGAAAAGTAACCAAAGACCTGGAGAAACGAGTCATCAAATGGTTTGATTACTTATGGACAAATAAAAAGGCAGTGGATGAAAGAGAGGTTCTGAAGTACCTGCCGGACAAGCTGAGGGCAGAGATTGCTATAAACGTCCACCTGGACACTCTGAAAAAAGTGCGGATATTTGCAGACTGCGAGGCCGGACTGCTGGTGGAGCTGGTTTTAAAGCTTCAGCCTCAGGTCTACAGCCCTGGCGACTATATCTGCAAGAAGGGCGACATTGGCCGCGAAATGTACATCATTAAAGAGGGAAAACTCGCAGTGGTGGCTGATGACGGAGTTACTCAGTTTGTCGTCCTAAGCGATGGTAGCTACTTTGGAGAAATCAGTATTTTAAACATCAAGGGCAGTAAAGCAGGAAATCGTAGAACCGCCAACATCCGCAGCATTGGCTATTCAGACCTGTTTTGTCTGTCCAAAGATGATTTGATGGAAGCGCTGACCGAATACCCAGACGCTAAGGCCATGCTGGAGGAAAAGGGGAGGCAGATCCTTATGAAG GACAATCTGCTGGATTTGGAATTGGCCAAGCAGGGCCCCGATCCCAAAGACATGGAGGAGAAGGTTATCAAAATCAGCAGCGTAATGGACGAACTGCAAACGCGCTTCGCACGTCTGTTTGCAGAACAGGAAGCTGTGCAGGGAAAACTGAAGAAACGCATCACTAAATTAGAGAAAAAGATCACGTCCTCCAGCGGCCTGCTGGAAACAGAATGGGTGACTGctgaaaagaaagagaaagaagatgcataa